Proteins encoded in a region of the bacterium genome:
- a CDS encoding NADH-quinone oxidoreductase subunit M: protein MTIPFLSLMIFLPVVGMAIILLMHKEKHVTAIRWTANIVAGLVFVLSLLALTAFIPGNPAMQLQEGPTPWFAAAGVVVNYHLGADGLSLPLIILTTLLTFLCTIYSWRITHRVKEYMAFFMLLEVGMLGTFSALDFFLFYVFWEISLVPMYFLIGIWGGPRREYAAIKFFIYTLVGSLAMLLAILALYFHSSPHTFDMIELARQTPLASHFWVGVLAFWGFFLAFAIKVPLFPFHTWLPDAHVEAPTAGSVILAGVLLKMGTYGFVRVCLPILPGPSRMFAIVIALLALVSIVYGALVAMAQTDLKKLIAYSSVNHMGYVMLGIAAAAGITWPGNPHAFDAVSRTTALNGAVLQMVTHGIITGALFFLVGVIYDRAHTRDLASFGGLAKQMPVYAGIMMMASFASLGLPTLAGFVSEFLVFVGAFGTYQIITGLAVIGVVLTAGYFLWMIQRMFFGDLNRQWAGLPDMDPGELVAVVPLMVLTLAIGVFPHPVLQVINTVSWSVVQHLGQALGLG from the coding sequence ATGACGATACCTTTCCTGTCCCTCATGATCTTCCTGCCCGTGGTGGGCATGGCCATCATTCTCCTGATGCACAAGGAGAAGCACGTCACGGCCATCCGGTGGACGGCGAACATCGTCGCCGGCCTGGTGTTCGTGCTGTCGCTGCTCGCCCTCACCGCCTTCATCCCGGGCAATCCGGCCATGCAACTTCAGGAGGGGCCGACCCCCTGGTTCGCGGCCGCCGGCGTGGTTGTCAACTACCACCTGGGGGCGGACGGCCTGTCCCTGCCACTCATCATCCTGACGACGCTCCTGACGTTCCTGTGCACGATCTACTCCTGGCGCATCACCCACCGCGTCAAGGAGTACATGGCCTTCTTCATGCTGCTCGAGGTGGGGATGCTGGGGACCTTCTCGGCCCTGGACTTCTTCCTGTTTTACGTGTTCTGGGAGATCTCGCTGGTGCCGATGTACTTCCTGATCGGCATCTGGGGCGGCCCGCGCCGCGAATATGCCGCCATCAAGTTCTTCATCTACACCCTGGTCGGCAGCCTGGCGATGCTGCTGGCGATCCTGGCGCTGTACTTCCACAGCAGCCCACACACTTTCGACATGATCGAGCTGGCCCGGCAGACGCCGCTGGCGTCCCATTTCTGGGTCGGCGTCCTGGCCTTCTGGGGCTTCTTCCTGGCCTTCGCCATCAAGGTCCCGCTGTTCCCGTTCCACACGTGGTTGCCCGACGCGCACGTCGAGGCCCCCACGGCCGGTAGCGTCATCCTGGCGGGCGTGCTGCTGAAAATGGGAACGTACGGCTTCGTGCGGGTGTGCCTGCCGATCCTCCCGGGGCCCAGCCGCATGTTCGCCATCGTGATCGCCCTGCTGGCGCTGGTGAGCATCGTCTATGGCGCGCTGGTGGCGATGGCGCAGACCGATCTGAAGAAGCTGATCGCGTACTCCTCGGTCAACCACATGGGCTACGTGATGCTGGGGATCGCCGCCGCCGCGGGCATCACCTGGCCCGGCAACCCGCACGCCTTCGACGCCGTCAGCCGCACCACGGCGCTCAACGGCGCGGTGTTGCAGATGGTGACCCACGGGATCATCACCGGCGCGCTGTTCTTCCTGGTCGGAGTCATCTACGACCGGGCGCACACGCGCGACCTGGCGTCCTTCGGCGGGCTGGCCAAGCAGATGCCCGTGTACGCCGGGATCATGATGATGGCCTCCTTCGCCTCGCTGGGCCTGCCGACGCTGGCCGGCTTCGTGAGCGAGTTCCTGGTCTTCGTCGGGGCGTTCGGGACGTACCAGATCATCACGGGGTTGGCGGTCATCGGCGTGGTGCTGACCGCAGGCTACTTCCTGTGGATGATCCAGCGGATGTTCTTCGGGGACCTGAACCGACAGTGGGCCGGCCTCCCGGACATGGACCCGGGCGAGCTGGTCGCGGTCGTGCCGCTGATGGTCCTGACACTGGCCATCGGTGTCTTCCCGCACCCGGTGCTACAGGTCATCAACACGGTGTCGTGGTCGGTCGTCCAGCACCTCGGACAGGCGCTGGGGCTAGGGTAG
- a CDS encoding NADH-quinone oxidoreductase subunit N has protein sequence MPVYNITTFLPEIILALLGLGVLVLDLVLRGEQKRLLPAVTVVGLAAYGTAAGSLWNPAHVPAFEFWHSMLLDNYAVFFKVLFAVVGILVVLLATDFLRRVYAYGEFFVLLVFTLLGMSLLSGAVDLVTIYLAFELVSLSSYVLAGYLRRDPKSNEAALKYFLYGASASAVMIYGMSLLYGLGGSTNLLVLADRLAMNPVGPMHALALVMVLAGLGYKVAMAPFQAWAPDVYEGAPTAVTAFLSVGPKAAGFAILARFLLIVAPPLVPQWQVIVAVLATLTMFTGNLLAIRQQNVKRMLAYSSIAHAGYMLIGVVAAGSQLGFGMAAVLYYLVAYLLMNLGAFAVLMIVAHNTGTEELEGFRGLARGSLGLALIMLVFLVSLTGIPPTAGFVGKLYVFGAAISSGVWWWLGVVGIINSAISVYYYMNIARLMFFCEGGGETTRQPVEFSLVMWVCLVGTLVLCLVPAPILNAAAEATMLVMGR, from the coding sequence ATGCCAGTATACAACATCACAACTTTCCTGCCGGAGATCATCCTGGCCTTGCTGGGCCTGGGGGTGCTGGTGCTCGACCTGGTGCTGCGGGGCGAGCAGAAGCGCCTGCTGCCCGCGGTGACGGTTGTGGGCCTGGCGGCCTATGGGACCGCGGCCGGCAGCCTGTGGAACCCGGCGCATGTGCCGGCGTTCGAGTTCTGGCACAGCATGCTGCTGGACAACTACGCCGTGTTCTTCAAGGTGCTCTTCGCCGTCGTCGGCATCCTGGTGGTACTGCTGGCTACCGACTTCCTGCGGCGCGTGTACGCGTACGGCGAGTTCTTCGTGCTGCTGGTGTTCACGCTGCTCGGGATGTCGCTGCTGAGCGGTGCGGTGGACCTGGTCACGATCTACCTGGCCTTCGAGCTGGTCAGCCTGTCCTCGTATGTGCTCGCGGGCTATCTGCGCCGCGACCCGAAGTCGAACGAGGCGGCGCTGAAGTACTTCCTGTACGGGGCCTCGGCCTCGGCCGTGATGATCTACGGCATGAGCCTGCTGTACGGGCTGGGGGGCTCGACGAACTTGCTGGTGCTGGCCGACCGGCTGGCGATGAACCCGGTCGGGCCGATGCACGCGCTGGCGCTCGTCATGGTCCTGGCGGGGCTGGGGTACAAAGTCGCCATGGCCCCCTTCCAGGCGTGGGCGCCGGATGTGTATGAGGGCGCGCCGACCGCCGTGACTGCCTTCCTGTCGGTGGGGCCCAAGGCTGCCGGCTTCGCGATCCTGGCGCGCTTCCTGCTGATTGTGGCGCCGCCGCTGGTGCCGCAGTGGCAGGTCATCGTGGCGGTGCTGGCGACGCTGACAATGTTCACCGGCAACCTGCTGGCGATCCGCCAGCAGAACGTCAAGCGCATGCTGGCGTACTCGTCCATCGCCCACGCGGGGTACATGCTCATCGGCGTCGTCGCTGCCGGCAGCCAGCTCGGCTTCGGCATGGCGGCGGTGTTGTACTATCTGGTGGCCTACCTGCTGATGAACCTGGGCGCGTTCGCCGTGCTGATGATCGTAGCGCACAACACGGGGACGGAGGAGTTGGAGGGGTTCCGGGGCCTGGCGCGCGGGTCGCTGGGGTTGGCGCTCATCATGCTCGTGTTCCTGGTGTCACTGACCGGCATCCCGCCGACGGCAGGCTTCGTGGGGAAGTTGTACGTGTTCGGCGCGGCGATCAGCTCCGGTGTGTGGTGGTGGCTGGGCGTGGTCGGGATCATCAACAGCGCCATCTCGGTCTATTACTACATGAACATCGCCCGCCTGATGTTCTTTTGCGAGGGGGGCGGCGAGACGACCCGCCAGCCGGTGGAGTTCAGTCTGGTCATGTGGGTCTGTCTGGTCGGCACACTGGTGCTCTGCCTCGTCCCGGCGCCCATCCTCAACGCCGCGGCCGAGGCGACCATGCTGGTAATGGGACGGTAG